CGCCGCGCCGCCCGCAAACATGCCTGACCACCCCTCCCAAACTCCTGCGGCCCACCCTACGGTAAATATACTAAAACTTTTCAAATGTGTAACAACGCAGCGCAACGCAACTAGATGCGTCGTGTTATCTTTGGAGGGAAACCGATTTCGGGGAAGTGAACCTTTTGGTTCGAGAGCAAGGGAAGCCGATTTCGGGAAAGTGGACCTGTTGGTTCGAGAGCAGGGGGAGCCGATTTCGGGAAAGTGGACTTTTTGTGTGAGAGCAAGGTGAAAAAGTGTACTTACACAGTGTGACAAGCCGACAACATGCAAAACAGTCGTGGACTATTTGCATGCAGAATTGGACATTCGTGTTTGTTCAAATttctacaacaacaaaaaaatggtTCTATAACTATATGTCAAAGTTGGTTTCATAGAAATTGTTTGAAAAGTTGTGGCAGAGATATTTAAACttcttttacattttttatttgtaCTAATCACATTACAATTATTTAAAGCAGTTCAATTAAATATTTGATTAGTATTGTTATAATATTACTACTATATCAACAATAATTGCTTATCAAGCATAAGGAGTGCCACACTTGAACGATTATATGGCGCTAAACTTCATAGTTTACGGACTTATGAACTTGAATTGTTTGTATGGGGCCTAAGGCCATTTCTATAACCATACAAATAATACAGGTGtacaaatcaaaacaaacaaagactGTTTGTCACTTATTTTTAGCTACTTCCGATTGAGCTATTCAAATACGGACAAACTGTACACCAAACATTACATTTCCACCCAGTTGGTCTGATACTGGTATGATAACACCCTTAGCTGGCATATAGCTGATTGCAGTGGCTGAACTTGTTGAAAAAGGTAGGAATATAATACATTATGCTAGGGTTTTTTTCTTGATATatgtaatataatattttaaaaattgctcCCAATGATAGCTTCTTTCTttttatagtataggcctacagtcTCTTGTAATACTTTTTTGTGAGGCAAAGGTATTAATATGTCGAGTTAGTCATAAAAATTAGCATATTGTAATGATTTATTTGTACTTTAGGTCTATGAacgcatgtaggcctatgtaccaTGACGATACATAAAACACCTTTGCTTGAAAACAATCGATTCGTAACTCTCATTATCCCTATTTTGTTTTACAGATAATCGTAAGACTTATTGTCTTCCTTCAAATGATGTCACTTTCAAAAATCAAGCGATCGGACCTGCGATTTGGAGAGGAACTGGGTAGAGGTGGATTTAGCACGGTCTATAAAGCTAAATGGAAAAGATATACTTTCAAAAGTCCACAGCACGTTGCTGCGAAAAAATTATGCAGAGTTGAAGTGAACGAAGTTGAAATTATGTCTAAACTAGACCATGAGAACATAGTGAAACTGATTGGTGTGGTTGATGAACCACCTGACTTCTCATATCTCATACTAGAACTTTGTAGTGGTGGTTCTTTGCGAGCATACTTAGACAAACAAAACGGCAAGCGTTTACCCGATGATTTGTTCTATAGATGGTCAAAGGAAGCGGGTCGGCCAATAGATTATCTTCAAAAGATGGGAATTTTGCATAAAGATATCAAAGCAGACAATTACGTGATAGCAGCCGAAAATACTTTAAAGTTAACCGATTTTGGTTTAGCCAGGGAATTAAACGCCACACAACGTAATGCAACGGGCAGAGGAACCTATGGATTTATGGCACCGGAACTCATGAAAGATCTAGAACTCTCTCCCAGCTACGATATATTTTCGTATGGTGTTGTAATTTGGGAATTGTGGACAACAGAAGTTCCGTTTAAGGGTGTAGATGTCCACTGTATCATTTGGAGGGTGTGTAGATACAACGAGCACCCACCAATTCCGGCTGATTGTCCTCCGGCAATAGCTGCTCTGATGCGACAATGCTGGGAGGTGAACAGGGCAAGAAGACCCCAAATGGACCATATTTTGAAAGTGGTAAGTGTCTTGTTTCACATTtggtctatacatttttttttaatagaaaaacgcagtcattttttgacaaaaattaagaaaataatagCAATGTTCGATATTGATATCATAGCATGACTTGTTGCTCCAAACATGCAACGCTCTTTAAAAGTTACCCCGGTACCAGTTCACAATACACGTCTTGTACAAGCAGATCATCCAGTATCAAAAAGAATTATTTATGGGAATCCTTTACTTTCAGGACCAAAATATAAAAGGTTGATTTGCtgcctaaggggtggtgcaatatatGTGTATACCCGGGCTGGGATCCCCGGGATGATTTAAGGCCAGAAACATTTTTGGCAAGGCGAAAGGAGGGAAAATATTCCTTAGCACATCATACTGCTaaatagcaaactacttcatcgaccatctactgctgatagcaaagtaCTCCTTAGGAGGGGCAACAATACCCAACAATAGGTCCAGCGATacaatatttttagctatttttacaCACAGTTCGGTACACTTAAAAAATTATGTTATGGAAACCTCATTCTAACACGTGCGCCCTCTAAACTAGCAGCCGTGAGGACTTTTGTcatatttgaacgttttcctATAAAAGTATTTACGGaatgtgtattttattgttctcaaATCATGCCAACAGATTACCAATGCAGAAGCAGACGCAATTAGAAAATCCACGAAACAACGTCAACTGCTGCATGGACCATGGGTTCTTGAACAGAAGATAGTCGAGGACACCGATGGGTCTGGGAAGCTGATCGGACCTTGCGGAATCGCAGTAAACCCAAAATCAGGCGATATTG
Above is a genomic segment from Amphiura filiformis chromosome 17, Afil_fr2py, whole genome shotgun sequence containing:
- the LOC140138189 gene encoding uncharacterized protein; this translates as MMSLSKIKRSDLRFGEELGRGGFSTVYKAKWKRYTFKSPQHVAAKKLCRVEVNEVEIMSKLDHENIVKLIGVVDEPPDFSYLILELCSGGSLRAYLDKQNGKRLPDDLFYRWSKEAGRPIDYLQKMGILHKDIKADNYVIAAENTLKLTDFGLARELNATQRNATGRGTYGFMAPELMKDLELSPSYDIFSYGVVIWELWTTEVPFKGVDVHCIIWRVCRYNEHPPIPADCPPAIAALMRQCWEVNRARRPQMDHILKVITNAEADAIRKSTKQRQLLHGPWVLEQKIVEDTDGSGKLIGPCGIAVNPKSGDIAVADNAGRVMVYSADGCRKFDLDTKRGLKPETSTLPSYITASLDGVYFLTDETQYVKFYSKNGFYRGKWAAISPQGKASDTENTNLCSLGIGGKDQLFVGEIKQQYVSKHTKDGCHVGSFQVAITPYCLAVSSQGTIILSDWSSKTQAVHIVDNSGNLLQVIKPPSEIKTLMPLCSLTWFDDIICTCTYYNKRICCFSLSGEYLGTIPVKIPNDPNSLMFTADGRRLMVSYGDAEQYPPSGIAVYKLRLTQ